The DNA region GAATTGCCTTTGCAATGGGAAAGTCCCCCGTTTCCAGAGCGAAATCCGTAGACTTCGTTCCCGAAAAATTTCAACTCGCCCAAGAACTGTATTTAGAAAATTGCGGAAGTTGCCATATTGCCATTCCTCCTGCTGTTTTTCCCACGCAAACCTGGCAGCAGATTCTTGAAAATCCCGAAGAACACTATAGCGTTTCCCTCAAACCCATTATTGGCCCTGAGTTATTGATTATGTGGGATTACATCAAAATCTTTTCTCGCGCACTGAATGAAGAGGAAGAAACGCCTTTTCGGTTTTTAGGTTCTCGGTATTTCAAAGCATTGCACCCTAGAGTGGACTTTCCGGAATCTGTCGTGCATACGACCTGTGCAAGTTGTCATCCAGGGGCG from Lusitaniella coriacea LEGE 07157 includes:
- a CDS encoding diheme cytochrome c — protein: MSKFKMKDEQKFFGIGARAAKGRSRLILFFLVLVWSIIAGSGIAFAMGKSPVSRAKSVDFVPEKFQLAQELYLENCGSCHIAIPPAVFPTQTWQQILENPEEHYSVSLKPIIGPELLIMWDYIKIFSRALNEEEETPFRFLGSRYFKALHPRVDFPESVVHTTCASCHPGAREFNFRRLSPEWEDAP